The following coding sequences are from one Paracoccus alcaliphilus window:
- a CDS encoding c-type cytochrome encodes MPPPETFARIFEPCAHCHQVGEGARATSGPQLTGIVGKPVASTDYPYSQAMRDSGLTWDEATLRDFLADPYGVVPGSRMRFEGLADEDIGPMIEFLKNPAPDTNG; translated from the coding sequence TTGCCCCCGCCGGAAACCTTCGCCCGGATATTCGAGCCTTGCGCCCATTGCCATCAGGTCGGCGAGGGCGCGCGCGCCACCTCTGGACCACAGCTGACCGGGATCGTCGGCAAGCCCGTGGCAAGCACGGATTACCCCTATTCCCAGGCGATGCGGGACAGCGGGTTGACCTGGGACGAAGCGACGCTTCGCGACTTCCTGGCCGATCCATACGGGGTTGTGCCCGGCTCGCGCATGAGGTTCGAGGGGCTGGCCGACGAAGATATCGGGCCGATGATCGAATTCCTGAAGAATCCGGCACCCGACACAAATGGCTAG
- a CDS encoding TlpA disulfide reductase family protein, protein MNAVSIGPLVFDGTRFAAVVGLLSFFAVAEIMARLQKSDAARWAGFAVLAWIAAARVGFVAANWPAFAAHPLDALKLWQSGFLPAAGWAGGIAVLLAALLRRARAAVLPLALGGVAALAAHQAVTAALTRPAVTIPDMQLIALDGSAVQLAGRDWPVVLNLWATWCPPCRREMPMMTELAANTPGVDFVFANQGEDAGQVLAFLEAEGLPAEGMIRDPRNRLMAELDAIGLPATLVFDAKGRMVAAHTGEISRAALTRMIAQATGE, encoded by the coding sequence ATGAACGCGGTCTCGATCGGCCCGCTGGTATTCGACGGCACGCGCTTCGCCGCCGTCGTTGGCCTGCTCTCGTTCTTCGCCGTGGCCGAGATCATGGCGCGGCTGCAAAAGAGCGATGCGGCGCGATGGGCGGGATTCGCCGTGCTGGCCTGGATCGCCGCCGCGCGCGTGGGTTTCGTGGCCGCGAACTGGCCCGCCTTCGCCGCCCATCCGCTGGACGCGTTGAAGCTGTGGCAAAGCGGTTTCCTACCCGCCGCGGGCTGGGCGGGCGGCATTGCCGTCCTGCTGGCGGCACTGCTGCGCAGGGCACGGGCCGCGGTTCTGCCGCTGGCGCTTGGCGGCGTGGCGGCGCTGGCCGCGCATCAGGCCGTCACTGCCGCGCTGACGCGCCCGGCGGTCACGATTCCCGACATGCAGCTGATCGCGCTGGACGGCAGCGCGGTGCAACTGGCCGGGCGCGACTGGCCGGTGGTGCTGAACCTCTGGGCGACATGGTGCCCGCCCTGCCGGCGCGAGATGCCGATGATGACCGAACTGGCCGCCAATACGCCCGGCGTGGATTTCGTCTTCGCCAATCAGGGCGAGGATGCCGGACAGGTCCTGGCCTTTCTGGAGGCCGAGGGCCTGCCCGCCGAGGGCATGATCCGCGATCCGCGCAACCGGCTGATGGCGGAACTGGACGCCATCGGCCTGCCCGCGACGCTGGTTTTTGATGCGAAGGGCCGGATGGTCGCGGCGCATACGGGCGAGATCTCGCGCGCCGCCCTGACCCGGATGATCGCGCAAGCGACAGGAGAATGA
- a CDS encoding sensor histidine kinase, producing the protein MSSIRRRLLIILLAGTGAIWLFAVIWIQHSTRTEVGHVLDRRLQESAQMVASLIRRNGGIAGPDAASLVGDAPASPNTGRHDVARQLICQVWGFDGQLKSESDGAPSGQLADQEGFSEREVDGEVWRVYTHVDTELGIRVMVGDARFMRERLVHGVAMGLLAPAMLVLPLLAALIWLAVRGGLAPLDRLAQALSRRPATDLSPLGETRAPAELRPMIEALNGLFHRVEGLRERERSFTAFAAHELKTPLAGLKTQAQIATLSPDAATRDRALAQIAQGVDRTDRMVRQLLDMTATENPIDSAAPPEDGAKILADVAGALGGLAGSRGVTLRLETGETEWRSTQAALLAPALRNLLENAILASPMGTTVEARLARDEGRIRFSVLDRGPGISETDRPHVTERFYRGAASPSGGGSGLGLSITAAAVKAMGGELSLTPREGGGERAEIILPGEAQASPS; encoded by the coding sequence ATGAGTTCGATCCGCAGGCGGCTGCTCATCATCCTGCTGGCCGGAACCGGGGCGATCTGGCTCTTCGCCGTGATCTGGATCCAGCATTCGACCCGCACCGAGGTCGGCCATGTGCTGGACCGGCGCTTGCAGGAATCGGCGCAGATGGTCGCCTCGCTGATCCGGCGCAACGGCGGCATCGCCGGGCCGGACGCGGCATCGCTGGTGGGTGACGCCCCCGCCTCGCCCAATACCGGCCGCCACGACGTCGCCCGCCAGCTGATCTGCCAAGTCTGGGGCTTCGACGGCCAGTTGAAAAGCGAATCCGACGGCGCACCGTCCGGGCAACTCGCCGACCAGGAAGGCTTCAGTGAGCGCGAGGTCGATGGTGAGGTCTGGCGCGTCTATACCCATGTCGACACGGAGTTGGGCATCCGCGTCATGGTCGGCGATGCGCGTTTCATGCGCGAGCGGCTGGTGCATGGGGTGGCGATGGGGCTTCTGGCCCCGGCCATGCTGGTCCTGCCGCTGCTGGCCGCGTTGATCTGGCTGGCGGTGCGCGGCGGGCTGGCGCCGCTGGACCGGCTGGCCCAGGCGCTGTCGCGCCGCCCGGCGACCGACCTCAGCCCGCTGGGAGAAACCCGTGCGCCCGCGGAACTGCGCCCGATGATCGAGGCGCTGAACGGGCTGTTTCACCGCGTCGAGGGGTTGCGCGAGCGCGAGCGCAGCTTCACCGCCTTTGCCGCGCATGAGCTGAAGACTCCGCTGGCCGGGCTGAAAACGCAGGCGCAGATCGCGACGCTCTCCCCCGATGCCGCGACCCGCGACCGGGCGCTGGCGCAGATCGCGCAGGGCGTGGACCGCACCGACCGCATGGTGCGCCAGCTTCTGGACATGACCGCGACCGAGAACCCCATCGACAGCGCCGCCCCGCCCGAGGATGGCGCGAAGATCCTCGCCGATGTGGCCGGGGCGCTTGGCGGGCTGGCCGGGTCGCGCGGCGTCACCCTGCGGCTGGAAACCGGCGAGACCGAATGGCGCAGCACGCAGGCGGCGCTGCTGGCCCCGGCCCTGCGCAACCTGCTGGAAAACGCCATCCTCGCCTCGCCCATGGGCACCACCGTCGAGGCGCGGCTGGCGCGCGACGAAGGCAGGATCCGCTTCAGCGTGCTGGACCGCGGCCCCGGCATCAGCGAGACCGACCGCCCCCATGTCACCGAGCGCTTCTATCGCGGCGCGGCCAGCCCCTCGGGCGGCGGCAGCGGACTGGGCCTGTCGATCACCGCCGCAGCCGTCAAGGCGATGGGCGGGGAACTGTCCCTCACCCCCCGTGAAGGCGGCGGCGAACGGGCCGAAATCATCCTGCCGGGCGAGGCGCAGGCCTCACCTTCGTGA
- a CDS encoding response regulator transcription factor, with translation MRLLIVEDDPVLSDGIAVGLGLSGFTADAVGTLADARAALEGGGFAGMVLDIMLPDGSGLDLLADLRGTGSQLPVLLLTARDRVRDRVSGLNAGADDYLGKPFDLEELAARIRAILRRQEGRAAAVIEWNGLRLDPATQSGRIEDRELRFSRREFAVLHALAEHPGRILSKTQLEERLYGWQEDVESNTVEVHIHHLRAKLGRDFIQTLRGAGYRLEDRGREA, from the coding sequence ATGCGCCTGCTGATTGTCGAGGACGACCCGGTCCTGTCCGATGGGATCGCCGTCGGGCTGGGCCTGTCGGGCTTCACCGCCGATGCGGTGGGCACGCTGGCCGATGCCCGCGCGGCGCTGGAGGGCGGCGGCTTTGCGGGCATGGTGCTGGACATCATGCTGCCCGATGGCTCGGGCCTTGACCTGCTGGCCGATTTGCGCGGGACGGGATCGCAGCTGCCGGTGCTGCTGCTGACCGCCCGCGACCGGGTGCGCGACCGAGTGTCGGGGCTGAACGCGGGGGCGGACGACTACCTGGGCAAGCCCTTCGATCTGGAGGAACTCGCCGCCCGTATCCGCGCCATACTGCGCCGGCAGGAAGGCCGCGCCGCGGCGGTGATCGAATGGAACGGGCTGCGGCTGGACCCAGCAACGCAGTCCGGGCGCATCGAGGACCGCGAGTTGCGCTTTTCGCGCCGCGAATTCGCCGTCCTGCATGCGCTGGCCGAACATCCGGGCCGCATCCTGTCCAAGACGCAACTTGAGGAACGGCTTTACGGCTGGCAGGAGGACGTCGAAAGCAATACCGTCGAGGTTCATATCCACCACCTGCGCGCCAAGCTGGGCCGGGACTTCATCCAGACCCTGCGCGGGGCGGGATACCGGCTGGAGGACAGGGGGCGCGAGGCATGA
- the dsbD gene encoding protein-disulfide reductase DsbD: MFAALIFALLLLAGFLTAAQAQPLQPEDAFALTVSQGEGDALVLNWRIADGYYLYRSSFAAEVDGQSLPLSLPEGEVYEDPYFGEGQIYRGAVTARLENLGKPVILHWQGCQQDGICYAPQSVRLDGDGAVLADDTAASGWSPQPQDASGPADAAQTGLTLAQDQGVVQGLAARGGGALVIAGFLGFGLLLAFTPCVFPMFPIVAGMLAWQGQSLTARRGLALTGAYVLAMAAAFGLLGIAAAWSGANLQMALQSPIAIGLIAVIFVALALSMFGFYELQMPMALQARLGRIGGRRGSVGGSMVLGFTSALIVGPCVTAPLAGALLYIAQTGDVMLGAAALFALGQGQGVPLLAIGVFGPRILPPSGGWMEVAKRAFGVIFLGFAIWLAGRVLPGPVTLTLWAALLVGTAVFLGALDRLERDATRNRRLGAALGVLLLFAGLLQGFGAALGAHDPLRPLAPLASGAGPAQPQAQFAEVTTREGLDRALASAEGRSALLYLTADWCVTCRAIERGPLTDPAVHAALADMAAIKLDVSDFNAEAQALMQDLAAAGPPTMIFLDAARAEAAGSRLIGDLDSAALLASIGKVSP, encoded by the coding sequence ATGTTTGCCGCCCTGATCTTTGCCCTGCTGCTGCTTGCCGGTTTCCTGACGGCAGCGCAGGCGCAGCCCCTGCAACCCGAGGACGCTTTCGCCCTGACTGTCAGCCAAGGCGAGGGTGATGCGCTGGTCCTGAACTGGCGCATCGCCGATGGCTATTACCTCTATCGCAGCAGCTTCGCGGCAGAGGTGGACGGCCAGAGCCTGCCGCTGTCCCTGCCCGAGGGCGAGGTCTACGAGGATCCCTATTTCGGCGAGGGGCAGATCTATCGCGGTGCGGTCACGGCAAGGCTTGAGAACCTGGGCAAGCCGGTCATCCTGCATTGGCAGGGCTGCCAGCAGGACGGCATCTGCTATGCCCCGCAAAGCGTCCGGCTGGACGGCGACGGCGCGGTGCTGGCGGATGACACCGCCGCCAGCGGGTGGAGCCCGCAGCCGCAGGACGCGTCCGGTCCAGCCGATGCGGCGCAGACCGGATTGACGCTGGCGCAGGATCAGGGGGTGGTGCAGGGGCTGGCCGCGCGTGGCGGCGGGGCGCTGGTGATCGCGGGATTCCTCGGCTTCGGGCTGCTGCTGGCCTTTACGCCTTGCGTCTTTCCGATGTTCCCCATCGTCGCCGGAATGCTGGCCTGGCAGGGGCAGTCCCTGACCGCCAGGCGCGGCCTGGCCCTGACGGGCGCCTATGTGCTGGCGATGGCCGCCGCCTTCGGCCTGCTGGGTATCGCCGCGGCATGGTCGGGGGCGAATTTGCAGATGGCATTGCAATCGCCCATCGCCATCGGCCTGATCGCGGTGATTTTCGTCGCGCTGGCCCTGTCTATGTTCGGCTTCTACGAATTGCAGATGCCGATGGCCCTGCAGGCCCGGCTTGGGCGTATCGGCGGCAGGCGCGGATCGGTCGGCGGTTCGATGGTGCTGGGCTTTACCTCGGCGCTGATCGTCGGGCCCTGCGTGACCGCGCCGCTGGCCGGGGCGCTGCTCTATATCGCGCAGACCGGCGACGTGATGCTGGGGGCGGCGGCGCTGTTCGCGCTGGGGCAGGGGCAGGGGGTGCCGCTGCTGGCCATCGGGGTCTTCGGCCCGCGCATCTTGCCCCCCAGCGGCGGCTGGATGGAGGTCGCGAAGCGCGCCTTCGGCGTGATCTTCCTCGGTTTCGCGATCTGGCTGGCGGGGCGGGTGCTGCCGGGGCCGGTCACGCTGACGCTGTGGGCCGCGCTGCTGGTGGGGACGGCGGTGTTCCTGGGCGCGCTGGACCGGCTGGAGCGCGATGCGACCCGCAACCGCCGCCTTGGCGCGGCGCTTGGCGTGCTGCTGCTGTTCGCCGGGCTGTTGCAGGGCTTCGGCGCGGCGCTTGGCGCGCATGATCCGCTGCGGCCGCTGGCGCCGCTGGCAAGCGGCGCGGGACCCGCGCAGCCGCAGGCGCAATTCGCCGAGGTGACCACGCGCGAGGGACTGGACCGGGCGCTGGCCTCGGCTGAGGGCAGGTCGGCGCTGCTCTATCTGACCGCTGACTGGTGCGTGACCTGCCGTGCCATCGAGCGCGGTCCGCTGACCGACCCGGCGGTCCATGCCGCGCTGGCCGATATGGCTGCGATCAAACTGGATGTGAGCGATTTCAACGCCGAGGCGCAGGCGCTGATGCAGGATCTGGCCGCCGCCGGTCCGCCGACGATGATCTTCCTCGACGCGGCCCGCGCCGAGGCAGCCGGCAGCCGGCTGATCGGCGACCTGGACAGCGCGGCGCTCCTGGCCTCGATCGGCAAGGTCAGCCCATGA
- a CDS encoding MFS transporter, protein MAIFTIGSLLVGLAQDAVSVIGARGLQGVGAALTSPNALALIATTFREGKARNGAMAVYGAMSGLGIVAGLILGGLPTGLLGWRWAFYINIPIGLAVLAGSRTLVEAELHTGRIDLPGAVTSIGGIAALVYVITSGGEHGWTDGITLAAFFVAAILLPSFLIIQSRSQDPLLPLYLFGDRNRAGSYLSILLLGFGPMGMLYLLTLYLQHVLGYDPITTALVNARRGQVPAPAH, encoded by the coding sequence ATGGCGATCTTCACCATCGGCTCGCTTCTGGTCGGATTGGCGCAGGACGCGGTCAGCGTGATCGGCGCGCGCGGGTTGCAAGGGGTGGGCGCGGCCCTGACCTCGCCCAATGCGCTGGCCCTGATCGCCACGACATTCCGCGAGGGCAAGGCGCGCAACGGCGCCATGGCCGTCTATGGCGCGATGTCTGGCCTGGGGATCGTCGCGGGGCTGATCCTGGGCGGATTGCCGACCGGATTGCTGGGCTGGCGCTGGGCCTTCTATATCAACATTCCCATCGGCCTTGCGGTGCTGGCGGGGTCCAGGACGCTGGTCGAAGCCGAACTGCACACGGGCCGCATCGACCTTCCCGGCGCCGTCACCAGCATCGGCGGCATAGCCGCGCTGGTCTATGTGATCACCAGCGGCGGCGAACATGGCTGGACCGACGGCATTACTCTGGCTGCCTTCTTCGTCGCCGCCATCCTGCTGCCGTCGTTCCTGATCATTCAGTCCCGCAGTCAGGATCCGCTTTTGCCCCTGTATCTGTTCGGCGACCGCAATCGGGCCGGATCCTACCTGTCCATATTGCTTCTGGGCTTTGGTCCGATGGGGATGCTGTATCTGCTGACGCTCTATCTGCAGCATGTTTTGGGCTATGATCCGATCACGACCGCGCTGGTGAATGCCCGCAGGGGCCAGGTGCCGGCACCGGCGCACTGA
- a CDS encoding L,D-transpeptidase, translating to MDQSCHPRLSGPRKQADASGGGTGRRAFLGGLLAGGLALPRIASAQAVDPTIGHALYGASAAGQAPDMSVDQINPAQDARRNISSFRGLDWRDFYPTPGKGVILADVTSRTLHFWSGDENTYLVFPSSIPVSEELTKRGKTEVVRKAERPSWTPTPSMRERDPTLPQRVEGGAADNPLGVYALYLSWPAYLIHGTHNTRKIGRKSSSGCYGLYNEHIARLYPLVEVGTQVTIF from the coding sequence ATGGACCAATCTTGTCATCCACGCCTGTCCGGGCCGCGCAAACAGGCTGACGCTTCCGGCGGCGGAACGGGCAGGCGCGCTTTTCTGGGCGGATTGCTGGCCGGCGGACTGGCGCTGCCGCGCATCGCATCGGCGCAGGCGGTCGACCCTACCATCGGGCACGCCCTCTACGGCGCATCGGCTGCGGGGCAGGCTCCCGATATGAGCGTCGATCAGATCAATCCGGCGCAAGACGCACGGCGAAACATATCGTCCTTCAGGGGCCTCGACTGGCGGGATTTCTATCCGACGCCGGGCAAGGGCGTTATCCTGGCGGATGTGACGTCGCGCACGCTGCATTTCTGGTCGGGCGACGAAAACACCTATCTGGTTTTCCCGTCCTCGATCCCGGTTTCGGAGGAACTGACCAAGCGCGGCAAGACCGAGGTCGTGCGCAAGGCGGAGCGTCCATCCTGGACCCCGACCCCCAGCATGCGGGAACGCGACCCGACCTTGCCGCAACGGGTCGAAGGCGGGGCCGCGGACAACCCCCTGGGCGTCTACGCGCTTTACCTTTCGTGGCCCGCCTACCTGATCCACGGCACCCATAACACGCGCAAGATAGGGCGCAAGTCGTCCAGCGGCTGCTACGGGCTTTACAACGAACATATCGCCCGTCTTTACCCGCTGGTTGAGGTGGGAACGCAGGTGACCATCTTCTGA
- a CDS encoding DsbA family protein, with protein sequence MAQSNRPDPARRRFLRTGIAASILAAGGISARAQDNPMPPDLRQALEQEQLGAVLGNPSGDVTLTEFFDYNCPYCRASVPDIRQLIWEDPRLRVVLREWPVLGAASLYCARASLASLRQQKFWQFHAGLMGIEGQADDKSALAVAEVVGLDRNRLRADMEGIVIARQIEHSWILAEKMGLAGTPTFIAGDFGAFGKQSLDELRSMIAAVRRSRS encoded by the coding sequence ATGGCACAGAGCAACAGACCCGATCCCGCCCGCCGGCGTTTCCTGCGGACCGGCATCGCCGCAAGCATCCTGGCAGCCGGCGGGATATCCGCGCGTGCGCAGGACAATCCGATGCCCCCGGACCTGCGGCAGGCCCTGGAGCAGGAACAGCTTGGCGCGGTCCTGGGCAACCCCTCGGGCGACGTCACGCTGACCGAGTTCTTCGATTACAACTGCCCCTATTGCCGCGCCTCGGTCCCCGATATCCGCCAGCTGATCTGGGAAGATCCGCGCCTGCGGGTCGTGTTACGGGAATGGCCGGTCTTGGGCGCAGCATCGCTTTACTGCGCCCGCGCCTCGCTGGCGTCGTTGCGGCAGCAGAAGTTCTGGCAGTTCCATGCGGGGCTGATGGGCATCGAGGGCCAGGCGGATGACAAGAGCGCCCTTGCTGTCGCCGAAGTCGTCGGGCTGGACAGGAACCGCCTGCGCGCGGATATGGAGGGCATCGTGATCGCCCGGCAGATCGAACATTCCTGGATTCTGGCCGAGAAAATGGGGCTGGCCGGCACGCCCACCTTCATCGCCGGGGACTTCGGCGCATTCGGCAAGCAATCGCTGGACGAGCTTCGCTCGATGATCGCAGCGGTGCGCCGAAGCCGTTCGTAG
- a CDS encoding DsbA family protein: MSITRREILALTAGAGLAGIAGGAVLWTRGRGTETAGLTIEDVLHDPDNPVLGNPEGALTIVEYFDYQCPYCKMGHSMLTGAVAEDGDIRLVMKDWPIFGEPSVRASQLVFGAASLGAYEQAHEALMATRARLTEDEVRQVLGDGGIDTDAALAAYRAERGKWDGLLGRNSAQAAELGLQGTPAFIIGARIHPGALDETRLRAAIAEVRQAS; encoded by the coding sequence ATGAGCATCACCCGACGCGAGATTCTTGCCCTTACCGCCGGGGCCGGGCTTGCGGGAATCGCAGGTGGGGCTGTCCTGTGGACCAGGGGCCGCGGAACCGAGACGGCCGGCCTGACCATCGAGGACGTGCTGCACGACCCCGACAACCCGGTCCTGGGCAACCCCGAGGGCGCGCTGACCATCGTCGAATATTTCGACTACCAATGCCCTTACTGCAAGATGGGCCATTCGATGTTGACCGGGGCGGTGGCCGAGGATGGCGATATCCGGCTGGTGATGAAGGACTGGCCGATCTTCGGCGAGCCCTCCGTTCGTGCCAGCCAGTTAGTTTTCGGGGCGGCATCATTGGGGGCTTACGAACAGGCCCATGAGGCGCTGATGGCGACCCGGGCGCGGCTGACCGAGGATGAGGTCCGGCAGGTCTTGGGGGACGGCGGCATCGACACCGATGCGGCGCTGGCCGCCTATCGCGCCGAACGCGGCAAATGGGACGGGCTTCTGGGCCGCAATTCGGCGCAGGCCGCCGAACTGGGCTTGCAGGGCACGCCCGCCTTCATCATCGGCGCCCGCATCCATCCCGGCGCGCTGGACGAAACCCGCTTGCGTGCGGCTATCGCCGAGGTCCGGCAAGCGTCGTGA
- a CDS encoding ABC transporter permease: protein MTSRTAITARQTAWLLLAVAAALALGKGLLPAGLIRPPDWAVLPFAGWINSAFAFVRDDLGLMALTRAFADMVQWCLDVTANLLYGKVRWPRLGPIPWSVIAVSAAMAGYALGGLRLALLGGGTFAWIALMGQWQWAMETLSVIIVAAPVSVLLGLVTGILAWRWERFERVLNPMLNIAQSLPHFTYMIPVVVFIGVGPKAGAIVTIIFSVPPMVRMTLLGLKKVPPEVIESGRMSGADRWQLLTRVRLPTARTEILIGVNQVIMQCLAMVVLASFIGMPGLGQKLLQLLQSLRIGLSIEIGITIVLLAVMMDRLSKAWATRLPTHDDLGMTWGKRHRLLLIWVASVAVAAALAAYFPYLHIVPRSQALSIAGPLDHLMDGLITVLSPVTQFLRWFLISWVLIPLRDFTLSLPYATVLLGLAALGWAIGGRRSALICLGYFGFIALSGWWDRAMITVYMVGFSVFVACLVGFPLGIWGAGTGARSQKALLICDSLQTFPSFIYLIPVIMLFGVNDVAVISAVVVFAAVPLVRYTIEGLRNVSPELIEAAQMSGATQRQILRHVAIPTALPTIMVGVNQSVMFSLFMVIIAAFIGTQDLGQEMQRALSVADVGKGFVLGGAVAAMGLMVDHLITTWAQNRKQAEVH, encoded by the coding sequence ATGACATCCCGGACCGCCATCACCGCCCGGCAGACCGCATGGCTTTTGCTGGCGGTCGCCGCCGCACTGGCCCTTGGCAAAGGGCTTTTGCCCGCTGGCCTGATACGTCCTCCGGATTGGGCGGTCCTTCCCTTTGCCGGCTGGATCAATTCCGCTTTCGCCTTTGTTCGCGACGATCTTGGCCTGATGGCCCTGACCCGTGCGTTTGCCGATATGGTCCAGTGGTGTCTCGATGTGACCGCCAACCTGCTTTACGGCAAGGTGCGCTGGCCACGGCTCGGCCCCATCCCCTGGAGCGTGATCGCCGTCAGCGCCGCCATGGCGGGCTATGCGCTTGGCGGGTTGCGGCTGGCATTGCTCGGGGGCGGCACATTCGCGTGGATCGCCTTGATGGGACAATGGCAATGGGCCATGGAGACCCTGTCGGTCATCATCGTCGCGGCCCCGGTTTCGGTGCTGCTTGGTCTCGTCACCGGCATTCTGGCCTGGCGCTGGGAACGGTTCGAGCGCGTTCTGAACCCAATGCTAAACATCGCCCAGTCGCTGCCGCATTTCACCTATATGATCCCCGTCGTGGTGTTCATCGGCGTCGGACCAAAAGCGGGCGCCATCGTGACCATCATATTCTCGGTCCCCCCGATGGTCCGCATGACGCTGCTGGGTCTGAAGAAGGTCCCGCCCGAGGTCATCGAAAGCGGCAGGATGAGCGGTGCCGACCGCTGGCAGCTTCTGACCCGTGTCCGCCTGCCCACCGCCCGGACCGAGATTCTGATCGGCGTCAACCAGGTCATCATGCAATGCCTTGCGATGGTGGTTCTGGCCAGTTTCATCGGCATGCCGGGGTTGGGCCAGAAACTGCTGCAACTTCTGCAATCGCTGCGAATTGGCCTGTCGATCGAGATCGGCATCACCATCGTCCTGCTGGCGGTGATGATGGACCGGCTCTCCAAGGCCTGGGCCACCAGGCTGCCCACGCATGACGACCTTGGCATGACATGGGGCAAGCGCCATCGCCTGCTGCTGATCTGGGTGGCATCGGTCGCGGTTGCGGCAGCACTTGCGGCATATTTTCCTTACCTTCACATCGTCCCGCGCAGTCAGGCCCTGAGCATCGCGGGCCCTCTGGACCACCTGATGGACGGACTCATTACGGTGCTGTCGCCGGTGACGCAGTTCCTGCGATGGTTCCTGATCTCCTGGGTGCTGATCCCGCTGCGGGACTTCACGCTTTCACTGCCTTATGCGACGGTGCTGCTTGGCCTTGCCGCACTCGGCTGGGCCATCGGCGGGCGCCGCTCGGCCCTCATCTGTCTGGGCTATTTCGGGTTTATCGCCCTGTCCGGCTGGTGGGATCGCGCGATGATCACCGTCTATATGGTCGGTTTCTCGGTCTTTGTCGCCTGCCTTGTCGGTTTTCCCCTTGGCATCTGGGGTGCCGGGACCGGGGCGCGGTCGCAAAAAGCCCTGTTGATCTGCGATTCGCTGCAAACCTTCCCAAGTTTCATCTATCTCATCCCGGTCATCATGCTTTTCGGCGTCAACGATGTCGCCGTGATCTCTGCCGTCGTCGTTTTTGCCGCGGTGCCGCTGGTGCGCTATACGATAGAAGGCCTGCGCAACGTCAGCCCCGAGCTTATCGAAGCCGCACAAATGAGCGGTGCGACACAGCGGCAGATTCTGCGCCACGTAGCGATCCCGACAGCCCTGCCCACAATCATGGTTGGCGTGAACCAGTCAGTCATGTTCTCGCTGTTCATGGTGATCATCGCGGCATTTATCGGAACGCAGGATCTGGGTCAGGAAATGCAACGCGCCCTGTCCGTGGCTGATGTCGGCAAAGGCTTCGTGCTGGGAGGCGCGGTCGCCGCAATGGGTCTGATGGTCGATCATCTTATCACGACCTGGGCACAAAACCGGAAACAGGCAGAAGTCCACTGA
- a CDS encoding L,D-transpeptidase — protein MNPIRTTLAGAALLTLAACASTEPAAPADPPPPAASPEVAAMYGAMDDNGHHIPAVDPNLLTGDKARRVVDYWTDERPGTIIVDPHARYLYQVQRGNKAMRYTVAVGAAGYGFTGEAHIPYQRDWPSWKPTDNMVATQPELYGPVEAGLEGGPDNPMGARALYLHNSGGDTFYRIHGTMDPASIGRSDTAGCIRLFNQDIIHLAEQTGSMTKVIVLSEAESGKGTVPPRQPLPQPAMMAAS, from the coding sequence ATGAACCCGATACGAACCACATTGGCGGGTGCGGCGCTGCTGACGCTGGCGGCCTGCGCCTCGACCGAACCGGCGGCCCCCGCCGATCCGCCCCCGCCTGCCGCCAGCCCAGAGGTCGCCGCGATGTATGGCGCGATGGACGATAACGGCCACCATATCCCCGCTGTCGATCCCAACCTTCTGACCGGGGACAAGGCGCGGCGGGTGGTGGATTACTGGACGGATGAGAGGCCGGGCACGATCATCGTCGATCCCCATGCGCGCTACCTTTATCAGGTGCAGCGTGGCAACAAGGCGATGCGCTATACCGTGGCGGTGGGTGCGGCAGGCTACGGCTTCACCGGCGAGGCGCATATCCCCTATCAGCGCGACTGGCCAAGCTGGAAGCCTACCGACAACATGGTCGCGACCCAGCCCGAGCTTTACGGCCCGGTCGAGGCCGGGCTGGAAGGCGGTCCCGACAACCCAATGGGCGCCCGCGCGCTTTATCTGCATAACAGCGGGGGCGATACCTTCTATCGCATCCACGGCACGATGGACCCGGCCTCGATCGGGCGCTCGGACACGGCGGGCTGCATTCGCCTCTTCAATCAGGACATCATCCACTTGGCCGAACAGACCGGCAGCATGACCAAGGTGATCGTGCTGAGCGAGGCGGAATCGGGCAAGGGCACCGTGCCGCCCCGCCAGCCGCTGCCACAACCAGCCATGATGGCCGCCAGCTAG